In the Desulfitobacterium hafniense DCB-2 genome, CGGCCAGCGGACACTACTTTGAAAACCATGTCGTGGCGGAAATGCTGAAAAGCTACGCCTATTCCGCCTCGAAGGCGGTTATCACTTACTTCCGGGACTCCAACGCCAAGGAGATTGACATCATTGTCGAAGCAAACAACCAGCTTCACCCATTGGAAATCAAAAAATCCGCAAGTCCCAACAGCCGTGAGATCAACAAGTACACCATTTTGGATAAATCGTCTATCAAGCGCGGCCACGGAGGAATCCTCTGCTTATGTGAGGAAGTGGTACCGATCGATGAGCAAAACTGCTTTATCCCCTGCAATCTGATATGAGCCAGGAGGAGCATAACAGAAAGAAACTATTCATTAGAAAAGCACCCTGCTTGCCTTTGACTAGCAGGGTGCTGAATTTTGGAACGGATACGGTGAGGCAGCCTCTTCGCAAGCAGGGGGATCTGCCGGAAGTCTCCAGGATTTTGCTTTACACCGGTCGCTCCATAAGCTGCGCGGACAAAACTAACGCGAAAAACCCTCCGCTCCGAAAGATGCACCTGCGCCGCTAAGTCATTCTCTGTGACGTGGCGGCTTGGGCGGCAAGGTCAGCTGTGCTGAAAAAGACCCGCAACGTGTAGCTTTACGCACAAAAGCAGACGGATTTAGCGGAGGGGCGGTCGGGTGAACGAGGCTTTCTTAACTTAGACGAGCCACCGGTTCACATCAGGTATTACCCTGAGGTTTGGCTCGTCTGTTAAGAAAGCGAGTGAACCAGCCCCGGAGCTATGGAGTAGGCGTTGGGCGTAAAGCTACACAACCCGGATAACACGTTTTCCCTTTCCACTGATGCCATTTAAGCTACATGACCAGCTGCTCTGAGGAAAGACCCTGAAAATGCCCCCAGAAATTCCTTAGCAAAGGGCTCCGGGGCCTCCCTAAAAAAGTGAGACAGGATGCCCCCTGTCTCACTTTAATCCATATCGATTTGCCAGAAAATCGCAGATGCCCTGGGCATCATCCAGATCGAAGCAAGGTATCCCCAACTCAAATCGCACATCGCTGGCAATGGCCAGCAGCTGCTCCGGATCGGATAGGAGCTCTTGATGGACCTCTGAGCGAAAAACCTCAATCCGGGGTTGGTTCCCGTGCTTATATCCCTCGGTAAAGATGAGATCCACATCCCTTATGCGCTCCAGAACTTGCTCTAAGGTCCGCTCCTCCTGAACTTTTTCAATCATAGCCATCTTCTCAGGAGAAGATATAACGACCACATCCGCTCCGGCCTGGGCAAACCGCCAAGTATCTTTGCCCGGTTTATCCATCTCAAATCCATGGACATCATGCTTAACCGCAGCAACCCGCCAGCCCCGGCGTTTGGCTTCTGCTAACAGCTTAACCAGCAAAGTGGTTTTACCTGAGTTGGAGCGCTGTCCAACGATCGATACCACAGGAACCATTTAATCTTCCTCCCATGAACTGATCCAGCGGCCTTGCAGGCGCTCGCCCTTCTGAACCGGTCCATGCCCGCCCGGAACATCCACCAGAAGATGGCTTCCTCTCATGGAGCGGATAACACCGGAGCCTTGGGCAAAGCTGGGATCCGCCCAGATCTCTCCGTTACGAAAGACAGCCCGGGCCCGCAGGAACCTTCTTTGCTTGCCGGATTTCCCAAAATCACCATCCATATAGACGGGAAAAATCCGTTCCTGAGCTGTTCTGCCCTTAAGCTTGCGCAAGGCAGGGCGGACCAGGAGTTCATAATTCACCACTGCCGCCGCAGGGTTTCCCGACAAGGAGAAATACAGCCTCTCTCCCTTAACGCCAAGAGCGACCGGGGTTCCGGGTTTAAAATTCACTTTCCAGAAAAGGAGCTCACACCCCGCACCCACCAAAGCGTCGCGAATCAGATCATAGTCACCCACCGAAGCTCCTCCGGTAGTAACTACAAGATCCGTATCTTCCAAGGCCTTTAAAGCCTCGATGGTTTCCTCCAGATCATCTCCCACAAAGGGGGCGGCCTTCACCTCACACCCTGCCTCCAGAAGGAGGCCTTTGAGGGTATATGTATTGCTGTTATAGATCTTTCCGGGCAACAAAGGACTGCCTACATCCTGAAGCTCAGAACCTGTAGATAAAATCCCCACCTTGGGACGGCGATAGACTTCCACCGTCTCAACTCCTAAGGAAGCCAACAACCCAACAGCGGCAGGGGAAAGATACTCTCCCGCTCTTAAGACGATATCGCCGCATTTTGTTTCTTCCCCTTGATAAACTATATTGGCCTGAGGCTTAACCGGCTGGTTAATCGTGACCTGGCCAGCCGAACGCTCCGTGTCTTCCTGTCTTACCACGCAATTTGCTCCCTTAGGAAGTGGTGACCCGGTAAAAATCCGCGCACACTCCCCAAGGCGAATTTCCCGCTCAGACCATGTTCCTGCAGGAATCTCACTGACAATATCAAGGGTCAGAGGAGCCTTATCTGTTGGCTGGGCGCAATAAGCGTACCCATCCAATGGGGAACGATCAAAGGGCGGCATATCAATTGCTGCCTGGACATCTTTGGCCAACACTCGGTTATAAGCCTGTCCCAAGCCCACTTCTTCAACGCCAAGGGGCTCTATCCTATGGAGGATAACCTCCAAAGCCCGTTCAAGAGAAATCATAGTTTCCATAGCTTTCACCTCTTATCGAGATCTCATCCGTGACATTTTAACCCTTTAATCGCTCAACTTCCACCTTGCCATGTTCACGGTAAATCTCGAGAGATTTATAGGGCTCATCAATCGTTATGATCTCCTTATCTACAACAATAACTACATTAGCATAACAATAGCCCACTTTCAAACGCTTGGTTCCCGGGAATTGTACGGTGGTCGCCGTGATTCCGGAACCTCCCAGTTCCTTGATCACAACATTGCCTCCGGAAATAATCCTGCCACCCCGGCATACCCCTTCTATCCTAACGTCCCCGGCAGCTTGAATGATCGAATTATAGGTCCCTTTCCGGCAGGAAAAATGCCCCGCACATTCAATTAAAGCACCTTGAACATAGTCCACTTGACATTCAAGCTTTTCCGGAACATCCAGGGTGATATTGCCAATGATTTGCTCAAAAGCCTGACTTACCCGTCCAAGCAGAGGAAGAGCTTGCGGATCAAGTGGTCCTAATCCGCCTAAAAAACGCTTGGCACTGCGCACAGAGATGACTAAGTCCTGCTGAATCAATTCGTCCTTGGTCGCCAGAAGGAACTTCTCAAGATCGCTGGCCTGCTTGGGCAAGCCGGGAAACCTTCGTTCTATAATCAATTTAAGACATTGACCCGGCTTCAGATCCTTGCCATGAGGCGAATTAATGAAATCCTCCGTAATCATTAAGCAGGCTACCAAATCATCATGGAGGGCCTGCAAATCATGGAGAAGCTTGGAGCGGACCACATAGCGTGCTCCAACCACCAGCTTGCCCGCCAAAACATTACGATAAATGGTCAGTCCCTTTTCCGCCCGAATCTCCGCCCGGGAAGAGGAGCCACGAATCTCCACCTTTCCCTCCGAGAAAATATGTAAACCATCATGAACATCTCCGGAAATAAATACATCTCCCGGAAATTCAATGCTGCCTATAGATAAATCCAAATCCTGATTCAGGATATAAGCGGGCTCCACCCCAAAGGACAATTCATCCATGCGCAGTGGCAATCCAGCCACTGTGGCCATAACTTCCAAACCGTCCTCAGATAATTGAACATTCTTTTTCAGTTTAAATTGGAAATCCCGGGGCTTTTGTGACGGTATCTCCTGCCCTTTAACATTTCTCCCGGGAGTTCCCGGCACACCGGGAATCTTCCGGGCCAAAGCCTGCCCCGCATTGACTAATTTTAACTTTGAAGCAAAATGATCAATCCGTTGATCTTCTTCGAGTGCAGTCTCCTTTTTGGTCAGCAGATCAACGA is a window encoding:
- the mobB gene encoding molybdopterin-guanine dinucleotide biosynthesis protein B, which gives rise to MVPVVSIVGQRSNSGKTTLLVKLLAEAKRRGWRVAAVKHDVHGFEMDKPGKDTWRFAQAGADVVVISSPEKMAMIEKVQEERTLEQVLERIRDVDLIFTEGYKHGNQPRIEVFRSEVHQELLSDPEQLLAIASDVRFELGIPCFDLDDAQGICDFLANRYGLK
- the glp gene encoding gephyrin-like molybdotransferase Glp, with protein sequence METMISLERALEVILHRIEPLGVEEVGLGQAYNRVLAKDVQAAIDMPPFDRSPLDGYAYCAQPTDKAPLTLDIVSEIPAGTWSEREIRLGECARIFTGSPLPKGANCVVRQEDTERSAGQVTINQPVKPQANIVYQGEETKCGDIVLRAGEYLSPAAVGLLASLGVETVEVYRRPKVGILSTGSELQDVGSPLLPGKIYNSNTYTLKGLLLEAGCEVKAAPFVGDDLEETIEALKALEDTDLVVTTGGASVGDYDLIRDALVGAGCELLFWKVNFKPGTPVALGVKGERLYFSLSGNPAAAVVNYELLVRPALRKLKGRTAQERIFPVYMDGDFGKSGKQRRFLRARAVFRNGEIWADPSFAQGSGVIRSMRGSHLLVDVPGGHGPVQKGERLQGRWISSWEED
- a CDS encoding FapA family protein; this encodes MSEVKDMSEMTDNNSSNVCPVIWKAEDNKFLIKMGDSVKFVVPFPMAGILSYKGQSQETAFKVDAGDIIEFYPEFFPGELTWEIEVRDQGLTAVAKVNHLKPGFYVLPETLDDNITIRFQDLLIWQDTKPQGPYWDQRKFLGDLQAHGIVFGVLPGAWYNISMVQGKREVVIAQGKPPTLPVAAQLVDLLTKKETALEEDQRIDHFASKLKLVNAGQALARKIPGVPGTPGRNVKGQEIPSQKPRDFQFKLKKNVQLSEDGLEVMATVAGLPLRMDELSFGVEPAYILNQDLDLSIGSIEFPGDVFISGDVHDGLHIFSEGKVEIRGSSSRAEIRAEKGLTIYRNVLAGKLVVGARYVVRSKLLHDLQALHDDLVACLMITEDFINSPHGKDLKPGQCLKLIIERRFPGLPKQASDLEKFLLATKDELIQQDLVISVRSAKRFLGGLGPLDPQALPLLGRVSQAFEQIIGNITLDVPEKLECQVDYVQGALIECAGHFSCRKGTYNSIIQAAGDVRIEGVCRGGRIISGGNVVIKELGGSGITATTVQFPGTKRLKVGYCYANVVIVVDKEIITIDEPYKSLEIYREHGKVEVERLKG